One Clupea harengus chromosome 11, Ch_v2.0.2, whole genome shotgun sequence DNA window includes the following coding sequences:
- the nacad gene encoding NAC-alpha domain-containing protein 1 isoform X2 gives MAKPNTTAPRPQPEGASFDSDGRHGTVGRLTGNFGKGQCRRGPVKMERIKVLMGAEIESDYQEPESMDTRVVMGQETLLRNMDKQEAVLPSQPTEEQSVKELASQDTASTPTSTVLFDCQVKGREEAGLDTGQDSCVLDRRESVTPTPEQECEAPAQLLECPVLEPKESESVRLTDYSSSPLLEEQVESLSLSQGEVPSLSFSEPSYAVDPQRVGMLPGLDPDRYYTAPSTPIKMAYCSHLKNQWLPGALSSGPGSPTDESSDLCSPPTSPSGSYITAEGGSWTSSYTSSTSHSCSPNLIAEAEMQEAPACYVGSLSEIGDEMGEDHTSTERETSISKVDGVSKPPGALFFEVEEEEAGECRSQWTSAEYSSPHRSSSGRSSDSLGGEEEEEEEEEEEEQGHSGGSAMPTDRQGAAEKPQVFSEDNHDDPDADLELDLNACVSEHFARHAAPLSPEEDFGPEMVSSLPFSEHLAMGAATAADTGSITPATCSSEVSDTDNNSLYGDMSSSSFHFQGSSRDDGPCGDGMILASMLPPHASLIFQADSMEITLFPTEDEPGNDVDAYAAGEDEGDVDDDYEDDYNGEDEEEVVLEEAEAAGVSAEEGDVKGVPGVPGVPAVPGVPAEDPTEEDTSASFLNSLSENSINEGVDESFAYQDDTEESVDSASYNGDEDEKLYSTERHAELAQSFPGPDDPVQAVAHALPELSGSESDMEISSGSSDPPPAKECQPSVDNGVASGSLPDPKQSETQLEEGGRSVAAALETQPPVEDTEQNNDCTDSTLSDLAKELAEVCCAQLSQMDELQSANPATINENLFPTESIQESADGISKMDPCLLGAAAAAADTGYETHFSTDLELDNQNGNNIEPIDIPLSLDDTATNDLNKGVPPLAYPKDDRSPSNIPVCAYPELSDIPDNLTPADVSPSERSLDQDNLSENQPGTDDFSLDPLNLSGSPYSILTISPKKENSDSNVSKEEHLPTAWAPEDASSLNECCDFEAENVLRCEVTNSLTTKTTTGDRDDDNISLSDLPEKMTDVDVGVLESNLASWKSIEDLSEAGGGEGGSSQFPEDDINNLQNQDSSSLRAYHSNKDAEDAGNYPEKTGMLLLSSAKPNCLEFNILSDVVKEEPHSELNIAEGECAAKRSAEEAATLNIPAEEALPDNDKTSETSSIRTLCTDGAGIEDEKAENLPTTSLPASPDVPEAEKRTDTLDTSNSVNVSMDQNSVVTRHALQTESKLIVDETETAFSLTGGSFGNFKTKKKTCDRTSEASSSSFFEDASTSTQKTPAGELKSTVRKSEESQTITIRAEAGVDVSRQAKAGVDVSRQIDTPKTNVALREQDGKRDVQFSEESFKEEGKGNKPPPEQEVIAETVAQDPVISQTERRGTKLNQFGNEQNKQEECFQSETDSKLNLEPEVTAVQEPVILKQQTNKETPKELKVMEDTDMQDSSILQEEKSVEDKEKSTSLDGLRLAGDESKLEVHENYVARPTVANEATAAAAVEKPEVGRSKVTEATVESGRSDNISSAVVEVCPDSSNLRGHVENESQSSLKKQSPEASSVEAVKHVTSDTFETTPQIARPTGRTRDINANHIASGQSSSASACPFTSTLSLSSKIPPQSTLSQSFPSPCISPHDLEEDLYTATQESPPEISRLQSKNLSSIFHVHPSTSPASETISFPVQESLKEGRGKAELITLQSTKRHGKDAAKTYNISTEGPAGFPSDPMGYKKKSSLPTQSILSNKKTPLPSNAMPRSSAQVTHLPDRQRDRPAACAISYNDKYSDTMDVSFRNNLGSCVDSDSEGSVPGLEEPDRALLRPSDPQCSSASPADENLNKAKQSRSEKKARKAMSKLGLKQIHGVTRITIRKSKNILFVISRPDVFKSPASDIYIVFGEAKIEDLSQQVHKAAAEKFKVPLEPSPLIPDVTPSLTIKEESEEEEVDDAGLEQRDIELVMAQANVSRAKAVRALRHNKNDIVNAIMELTM, from the exons ATGGCCAAACCCAACACTACCGCCCCCCGCCCGCAGCCTGAGGGGGCGAGCTTCGACTCCGACGGCCGACACGGAACCGTGGGTCGTCTGACCGGCAACTTTGGCAAAGGCCAATGCCGACGTGGACCAGTCaagatggagagaataaaaGTGCTGATGGGAGCGGAGATAGAGAGCGATTACCAGGAGCCAGAGAGCATGGACACCCGCGTGGTCATGGGACAGGAGACCCTGCTGAGGAACATGGATAAACAAGAAGCGGTTCTCCCTTCACAGCCCACGGAAGAGCAGTCCGTTAAAGAGCTTGCGAGTCAGGACACCGCGTCAACCCCAACCTCCACAGTTTTATTTGACTGCCAggtgaagggaagggaagaggccGGGCTGGATACTGGTCAAGACAGCTGCGTCCTGGACCGCAGAGAGAGCGTGACTCCCACACCGGAGCAGGAGTGTGAGGCCCCAGCACAGCTCCTGGAGTGCCCTGTCCTCGAGCCGAAAGAGTCAGAGAGCGTGAGATTGACCGATTACAGTAGCAGTCCTCTGCtggaggagcaggtggagtctctgtctctgtctcagggTGAAGTGCCTTCCTTATCCTTTTCTGAACCTTCCTATGCAGTCGACCCTCAGCGAGTCGGCATGCTCCCCGGCCTGGACCCAGACCGCTACTACACAGCGCCCTCCACGCCTATAAAGATGGCCTACTGCTCTCACCTTAAGAACCAGTGGCTTCCCGGAGCCCTCAGCTCAGGTCCTGGGTCCCCCACAGACGAGTCCTCCGACCTGTGCTCCCCCCCCACATCCCCCTCGGGGTCCTACATCACAGCAGAAGGGGGCAGCTGGACGTCCTCCTATACCTCCAGCACCTCCCACTCGTGCTCACCAAATTTGATCGCAGAGGCCGAGATGCAGGAAGCTCCAGCCTGCTATGTAGGCTCGCTGTCTGAGATCGGAGACGAAATGGGAGAGGACCACACCAGTACCGAAAGGGAAACTAGCATCTCGAAGGTAGATGGTGTGAGCAAGCCTCCCGGGGCCCTGTTTTTTgaagtagaggaagaggaggcaggggaATGTCGATCTCAATGGACGTCTGCAGAGTACTCATCTCCTCACAGAAGTAGCAGTGGGAGGAGCTCAGACTCGctagggggggaggaggaggaggaggaggaggaggaggaggaggagcagggacaTTCTGGGGGCTCAGCCATGCCTACAGATAGGCAAGGAGCTGCTGAAAAGCCCCAGGTGTTCAGTGAAGACAATCATGACGACCCAGACGCCGACCTGGAGTTAGATTTGAATGCGTGTGTTTCCGAGCACTTTGCCAGGCACGCCGCTCCTCTCAGCCCCGAGGAGGACTTTGGCCCAGAGATGgtttcctccctccccttctcagaGCACTTGGCCATGGGTGCTGCTACCGCTGCGGACACAGGCAGCATAACTCCCGCAACATGTTCATCGGAGGTGTccgacacggacaacaacagcCTGTACGGAGATATGAGTTCGTCCTCTTTCCATTTCCAAGGATCCTCCCGAGATGATGGGCCATGCGGAGATGGAATGATCCTGGCCTCGATGCTTCCTCCACATGCCAGTCTGATCTTCCAGGCTGACTCGATGGAGATCACTCTCTTTCCTACAGAGGATGAGCCTGGGAACGATGTGGATGCTTATGCGGCaggggaggatgagggagaTGTGGACGATGATTATGAAGATGACTACAATGgtgaagatgaagaagaggtGGTCTTGGAGGAAGCGGAGGCAGCAGGAGTGTCAGCAGAGGAAGGGGATGTGAAGGGTGTTCCGGGTGTTCCGGGTGTTCCGGCTGTTCCGGGTGTTCCGGCGGAGGATCCGACTGAGGAGGACACCTCTGCCTCTTTCCTGAACTCGCTCTCGGAGAATTCCATTAACGAGGGCGTGGATGAATCCTTTGCCTACCAAGATGACACAGAGGAGTCGGTGGATTCTGCCTCGTACAATGGAGACGAGGATGAAAAGCTGTACAGCACGGAGAGGCATGCTGAACTTGCCCAGAGCTTTCCTGGCCCAGATGATCCCGTGCAGGCTGTGGCCCATGCACTCCCGGAACTCTCTGGGAGCGAAAGTGATATGGAGATATCCTCTGGGTCCTCAGATCCCCCTCCTGCTAAAGAGTGTCAACCTTCAGTGGACAACGGTGTTGCGTCAGGGTCGCTGCCTGATCCCAAACAGTCAGAGACACAGCTGGAAGAGGGTGGACGCTCAGTTGCTGCAGCACTAGAGACGCAACCACCTGTGGAAGACACGGAACAAAACAATGACTGCACAGACAGTACCTTGTCAGATTTGGCCAAAGAATTAGCTGAGGTATGCTGTGCACAACTTTCACAGATGGATGAGTTACAGTCAGCAAATCCTGCTACAATCAATGAAAACCTATTTCCCACAGAATCAATCCAAGAGTCTGCTGACGGCATCAGCAAGATGGATCCCTGCCTCCTgggcgctgctgctgcagcagctgatACGGGATATGAGACTCATTTCAGCACTGATCTGGAGCTTGATAATCAAAATGGCAACAACATTGAGCCTATTGACATCCCTCTGAGTCTGGACGACACTGCCACAAATGACCTCAATAAAGGGGTCCCACCACTGGCCTATCCCAAAGATGACCGCAGTCCCAGCAATATCCCAGTGTGTGCCTATCCGGAACTTTCTGACATCCCCGACAACCTTACACCTGCTGATGTCTCACCATCTGAGCGATCTCTTGACCAGGACAACCTTTCAGAGAATCAGCCTGGCACAGATGACTTTAGTCTGGACCCACTCAACCTGTCTGGCTCACCTTACAGCATTCTCACAATTTCACCCAAGAAAGAGAACTCCGACAGCAACGTCTCCAAGGAGGAACACCTCCCAACAGCATGGGCTCCAGAGGACGCCTCGTCGCTGAACGAGTGCTGTGATTTTGAGGCAGAAAATGTGCTGAGGTGTGAAGTCACCAATTCTTTGACTACCAAGACGACCACTGGTGACAGAGACGACGACAACATCAGTCTGTCTGATCTGCCCGAGAAAATGACGGATGTTGATGTCGGTGTTTTGGAGTCTAATCTGGCTAGCTGGAAGTCCATTGAGGATCTGTCTGAGGCAGGGGGTGGGGAAGGTGGGAGCTCTCAATTTCCAGAGGATGACATCAACAACCTTCAAAATCAGGACAGCAGCTCCCTTAGAGCGTACCATTCCAACAAAGACGCAGAGGACGCAGGGAACTATCCAGAAAAGACAGGTATGCTGTTGTTATCCAGTGCAAAGCCCAACTGTCTGGAATTCAACATTCTTTCAGATGTGGTGAAAGAGGAACCACACTCAGAATTAAACATCGCTGAGGGGGAATGTGCTGCAAAGCGATCAGCAGAAGAGGCAGCGACTCTAAATATACCTGCTGAGGAGGCACTGCCAGACAATGATAAAACATCTGAAACTTCCTCCATCAGGACTTTATGCACAGATGGTGCTGGAATTGAGGATGAAAAAGCAGAGAATTTACCCACAACTTCTCTACCAGCGTCCCCAGATGTGCCTGAGGCTGAAAAGCGAACAGACACCTTGGACACGTCCAACAGTGTGAATGTTTCCATGGACCAAAACTCTGTCGTGACCAGACATGCTCTCCAGACAGAGAGTAAACTTATAGTGGATGAAACGGAGACAGCGTTCTCATTGACTGGAGGCTCATTTGGCAACTTCAAGaccaaaaagaaaacatgtgaCAGGACGTCTGAAGCATCCTCATCGAGTTTCTTTGAGGATGCATCAACCAGCACTCAGAAGACCCCGGCAGGAGAACTAAAATCGACTGTCAGAAAATCTGAAGAGTCACAGACCATCACTATCAGAGCTGAAGCAGGAGTGGATGTTAGCAGACAAGCTAAAGCAGGAGTGGATGTTAGCAGACAAATCGACACACCAAAGACTAATGTGGCCTTGAGGGAACAGGATGGTAAGAGAGATGTTCAATTTTCAGAGGAGAGTTTTAAAGAGGAGGGCAAAGGAAACAAACCTCCTCCTGAGCAGGAAGTCATTGCAGAAACAGTTGCACAGGATCCAGTCatctctcagacagagagaagggggaccAAACTAAATCAATTTGgcaatgaacaaaacaaacaagaagaGTGCTTTCAGAGTGAAACAGATAGTAAACTTAATCTTGAACCGGAGGTGACAGCTGTTCAGGAACCAGTCATTCTGAAACAACAGACAAATAAGGAGACGCCCAAGGAGCTTAAAGTGATGGAAGACACAGATATGCAGGACTCGTCCATCCTACAGGAAGAGAAGAGTGTAGAGGACAAGGAGAAATCAACAAGCCTTGATGGACTGAGACTTGCAGGAGATGAAAGCAAACTAGAAGTGCATGAAAACTACGTTGCCAGGCCAACAGTGGCTAACGAGGCCACAGCAGCAGCCGCTGTGGAGAAACCTGAAGTTGGGAGAAGCAAAGTTACTGAGGCAACAGTAGAAAGTGGTAGGTCAGATAACATTTCATCGGCAGTTGTGGAAGTATGTCCAGACTCGTCTAATCTTCGTGGACATGTCGAAAACGAAAGCCAATCCTCTCTTAAAAAGCAAAGCCCAGAAGCGTCCTCTGTGGAAGCAGTTAAACATGTTACCAGTGACACCTTTGAGACAACCCCACAAATAGCACGCCCAACAGGACGCACAAGAGACATAAATGCCAACCACATTGCGAGTGGCCAGTCCTCTAGTGCGAGCGCTTGTCCTTTCACCTCgacactttctctttcctccaaAATCCCACCTCAGTCCACACTTTCACAGTCCTTTCCATCTCCCTGCATCTCACCCCATGACCTCGAGGAAGATCTGTACACGGCTACACAGGAGTCCCCGCCAGAAATCTCTCGTTTACAATCAAAGAACCTTTCTTCGATTTTCCATGTTCATCCTTCCACCTCCCCTGCCAGTGAGACTATATCTTTTCCAGTCCAGGAGAGCCTTAAAGAGGGGCGTGGGAAAGCAGAGCTGATTACTCTGCAGTCCACTAAACGTCATGGGAAAG ATGCAGCTAAAACCTACAACATCTCCACAGAGGGTCCTGCCGGTTTCCCGAGTGATCCCATGGGCTATAAGAAAAAGAGCTCCCTGCCCACCCAGTCCATTTTGTCCAATAAAAAGACTCCTCTCCCATCCAATGCCATGCCTCGGTCTTCAGCACAAGTCACACAtctgccagacagacagagagaccgaCCAGCTGCTTGTGCGATCAGCTACAATGACAAGTATTCAGACACCATGGATGTGTCCTTCAGAAACAACC TGGGCTCCTGTGTTGACTCGGATAGTGAAGGATCAGTTCCAGGACTGGAGGAGCCAGATCGGGCCCTGCTCAGACCCTCAGATCCACAG TGTTCCTCTGCGTCTCCTGCTGATGAAAATCTGAACAAGGCAAAGCAGAGTCGCAGTGAAAAGAAAGCACGCAAG GCGATGTCCAAGTTGGGTTTGAAACAGATCCATGGTGTGACGCGCATCACCATCAGGAAGTCCAAGAACATCCTGTTCGTCATCAGCAGACCCGACGTCTTCAAGAGCCCAGCCTCGGATATCTACATCGTCTTTGGAGAGGCCAAG ATCGAGGACCTGTCGCAGCAGGTCCACAAGGCTGCAGCGGAGAAGTTCAAGGTGCCTCTGGAGccgtctcctctcatccctgACGTCACACCCAGCCTCACCATcaaagaggagagtgaggaggaggag GTGGATGATGCTGGATTGGAGCAGAGAGATATTGAGCTGGTGATGGCTCAAGCTAACGTGTCCCGCGCTAAAGCTGTCCGTGCACTACGCCACAACAAGAATGACATAGTCAACGCAATTATG GAGCTGACTatgtga